Proteins co-encoded in one Apis mellifera strain DH4 linkage group LG15, Amel_HAv3.1, whole genome shotgun sequence genomic window:
- the LOC102655764 gene encoding uncharacterized protein LOC102655764 codes for MHRPDYIIPWVEMRARDENIRKAFKCYPVLEPFAPRHSISYFNNNKEDSTGWAYERLHKVDGFDPGKPRCDRIKQSLIWLEISRENKGLKIPLITSHSYGRPNRVQIDVPDKRYHRCSKLKEFYSRCGFELTTGDEKKEENPVCLH; via the exons atgcATCGGCCAGATTACATCATTCCCTGGGTGGAAATGCGGGCGAGAGACGAGAACATTCGAAAAGCATTCAAGTGTTATCCCGTG tTGGAACCGTTCGCTCCGCGACACTCGATctcttattttaacaataataaagagGACAGCACCGGATGGGCATACGAGCGTCTTCATAAAGTGGACGGTTTCGATCCCGGCAAGCCGCGATGCGATCGTATCAAGCAGAGTCTTATTTGGCTGGAAATCTCGAGGGAGAACAAAGGTCTCAAGATCCCGCTGATTACCAGTCACTCGTACGGCAGGCCGAACAGGGTTCAAATAGATGTCCCTGACAAGAGGTATCATCGATGCAGCAAactgaaagaattttattcccGCTGCGGATTTGAATTAACCACCGGTGatgagaagaaagaggagaaccCGGTTTGTCTCCATTAA